The sequence CGGGAGAAGTCCTCCGAGCCGGTGCGGGGATCGTCGAGCTCGAGGTACTCCTCCTCGCCGAACAGGTCCTGGGCGGTGCGGGCGAAGAACTCCGCCTCCGCGGCGTCGTTGATCGTCGCCGGCAGCACCGTGCGCATGGTCGCCTCGACCCTCAGCCCGTGGGCGCGGCCGAGCCCGGTGACGAAGGACGGCAGGTCCTCGACCAGGGCGGCGGTCGTGTCGGTGCTGAAGGAGCGCACCCCGGCGCGGAAGTGCGTCTGATCCGGGATGATGTTCGGCGCGCTGCCGGCGTGGACCTCCCCGACCGTGAGCACCACCGGGTCGAAGGCGCTGTACCGACGGGTGATGCGGCTGTACAGGGCGGAGATCATCTCCGCGGTCGCGGGCACAGGGTCCAGCGCGTGGTGGGGGCGGGAGCCGTGCCCGCCGCGGCCGATCACGCGCACGTCGAGCACCGAGTAGGCGGCCATCAGGGTGCCGGCGCGACCGGAGACCAGGCCCGTGGGCGCATCGGCACCCACATGCACGCCGTAGGCCGCGATCGGCCTCTCCCCCGCGGCCTCGAGCACGCCCTCGCGCAGCATCGCGCCCGCACCGTCGTAGCCCTCCTCGCCGGGCTGGAACATGAAGACCACCGTTCCGGGCAGGCTCTCCCGCTCGGCGGCCAGCAGGCGCGCCGCCCCGACCAGACCCGCCACGTGCAGGTCGTGCCCGCAGGCGTGCATCGCCCCGTTGGTCGAGGCGTACGGCAGGCCGGTGTCCTCCGTGAGCGGCAGTGCGTCCATGTCGCCGCGCAGGAGCACCACGGGGCCGGGGCGCCCGCCGCGCAGCACCGCGACCACGGA comes from Brachybacterium faecium DSM 4810 and encodes:
- a CDS encoding amidohydrolase (PFAM: Peptidase family M20/M25/M40~TIGRFAM: amidohydrolase); amino-acid sequence: MSPDPADPRFLDELVALRRRLHATPEIGLHLPVTQQIVLEALDALEVPDLEITLGRETTSVVAVLRGGRPGPVVLLRGDMDALPLTEDTGLPYASTNGAMHACGHDLHVAGLVGAARLLAAERESLPGTVVFMFQPGEEGYDGAGAMLREGVLEAAGERPIAAYGVHVGADAPTGLVSGRAGTLMAAYSVLDVRVIGRGGHGSRPHHALDPVPATAEMISALYSRITRRYSAFDPVVLTVGEVHAGSAPNIIPDQTHFRAGVRSFSTDTTAALVEDLPSFVTGLGRAHGLRVEATMRTVLPATINDAAEAEFFARTAQDLFGEEEYLELDDPRTGSEDFSRVLAEVPGAYGFIGAARDYDPADPPASNHSPQATFDDSVLARQAQLLATLARRRLVQAAGEGDPGI